A single genomic interval of Acetobacteraceae bacterium harbors:
- a CDS encoding adenylosuccinate synthase has product MSNVTVIGTQWGDEGKGKIVDWLASRANVVVRFQGGHNAGHTLVVGDQTYKLSLLPSGLVRGKTGVIGNGVVVDPEAFLAEFERVTAQGLTVSPETLWVADNAALILPVHVATDRAREAARGDRKIGTTGRGIGPAYEDKVARRAIRLCDLAEEETLDWKLDELLLHHNTLLAGLGAPTFTKQALKDHIARLAPRILPYACTAWARLDEARRSGARILFEGAQAVMLDVDHGTYPFVTSSNTVAAVAASGSGVGPAHVGFVLGIAKAYCTRVGEGPFPSELFDVNGTTLGQRGHEFGTNTGRPRRCGWFDAVLVRQAVKVGGVNGIALTKLDVLDGFDEIKICTGYTLDGAAVSIFPSGPAAQKRVKPVFETIQGWKETTFGARSWADLPAQAIKYIRRIEELIEAPVTLLSTSPERDDTILMRDPFED; this is encoded by the coding sequence ATGTCCAACGTTACCGTAATCGGCACTCAGTGGGGTGACGAAGGCAAGGGCAAAATCGTTGACTGGTTGGCAAGCCGCGCGAATGTCGTGGTGCGGTTTCAGGGCGGTCATAATGCGGGCCATACCCTTGTCGTCGGTGATCAGACATATAAATTATCGCTGCTTCCCTCCGGCCTCGTCCGCGGCAAAACCGGCGTGATCGGGAATGGCGTGGTGGTCGACCCGGAAGCTTTCCTGGCTGAGTTTGAGCGTGTTACCGCTCAAGGCCTGACTGTGTCACCGGAGACACTTTGGGTGGCGGATAATGCCGCTTTGATCCTGCCCGTGCATGTGGCTACGGATCGCGCGCGTGAGGCGGCCCGGGGTGATCGTAAAATCGGCACAACCGGGCGCGGGATCGGGCCGGCTTACGAGGATAAGGTGGCGCGCCGTGCCATCCGCCTGTGCGACCTCGCGGAAGAGGAAACATTGGATTGGAAGCTTGATGAGCTCCTCCTGCATCACAACACCTTATTGGCGGGGCTCGGCGCACCGACTTTCACGAAGCAGGCTTTGAAGGACCACATTGCACGCCTCGCGCCCCGCATCCTGCCGTACGCCTGCACAGCCTGGGCGCGTCTCGATGAGGCCCGCCGCAGCGGTGCGCGTATCCTCTTCGAGGGGGCGCAGGCCGTCATGCTGGATGTTGATCATGGGACCTATCCCTTTGTGACAAGTTCCAACACTGTCGCGGCTGTTGCGGCGAGTGGCAGCGGTGTTGGGCCGGCCCATGTCGGATTTGTGCTCGGTATTGCCAAAGCCTATTGCACCCGCGTGGGGGAAGGGCCTTTCCCCTCCGAATTATTTGACGTGAATGGCACGACACTCGGCCAGCGTGGCCACGAATTTGGCACGAATACGGGGCGGCCCCGGCGTTGTGGCTGGTTCGATGCGGTTTTGGTGCGTCAGGCTGTGAAGGTCGGCGGCGTCAATGGCATTGCCTTAACGAAGTTGGACGTGCTTGACGGTTTTGATGAAATCAAAATCTGCACCGGTTACACGCTCGATGGCGCGGCGGTCAGTATCTTCCCGTCTGGCCCGGCGGCGCAAAAGCGCGTCAAACCTGTTTTCGAAACAATTCAGGGATGGAAAGAAACAACGTTTGGTGCCCGGAGTTGGGCTGATCTGCCGGCTCAGGCCATCAAATATATTCGCCGCATTGAGGAGCTAATTGAAGCGCCG